TCTTGAGGTCAGGCACCTCCGCCAGGAGCTGCGCGGCGGCCAGCGCCTTGTCCTGCGTGGAGGCGTTGGGGTCCGCCAGGGTGATGGCGGAACCCGCGGCGCGCAGCGACCCGTCCAGCTTGCGCAGGTCGTTGGAGAGCGCCGGGAACTTGTCCCCGGCGAAGTCCTTGAGCGCCTTGCCCAGCTCCAGCGTGGCGGTGGCCTTGTCGGTGGCGGAGGCGTTGGGGTCCGTCCACTTGCCGATGGCGCCCACCAGCTTCTCCGCGGCGGGCAGGCCCTTGAGCGCGGTGCCCAGCACGCCCTTCAGGTCCTCCGGCGCGAAGGTGTCGCCGGTGGCCTTCGCCAGGGTGAGGGCGGCCTGCGCCTTGTCGACGGTGCTCGCCTTGGGGTCCGTCAGCTTGCCCAGCGAGGTGAGCGCGTCCGCGTTGGTGGCCAGCTTCGCCAGCTTGTCGTCCTTGACGCCCAGGCGCTCCAGCGCGTTGGGGACCGTCTCCGGGAACTGCGAGGCCAGCTCGCCCAGGGCGGTGGCCTTCTCCGAGAAGGAGCCGGTGCCCAGCTTGTTGAGCGAGTCATAGGCCTTCTGCAGGTCCTCCTTCTTCTTGTCCTTGAGCTCCGGGAAGAGCTTGGGCAGGTCCTCCGCCTTGTCGGGCAGCGCCTCCGCGTGGGGCGGCTTCGGGTCCGCCGCCGGGGCCGCGACGGTCTGCCCCGCCGGGGCGCTCACCGGGCGCGCGTTGCCATTGGCGGTGAGCGGCGTGGCGAACGGCGAGGTGCTCTCCCCCGTCAGCCGGTTCACCCCGTTGCGGTTCTGCGGCCCCCCCGAGGAGAACTGGTCGTTCTGGAACAGCTTCACCGTGGGCTGCTTCGCCTGCGACTGCTGCTGCAGCTTCGCGGCCTGCTCGGCGGCGGCCTTCGCGGCGGCCTCGGCGGCGGCCTTCGCGGCGGCGGCGGCACGGGCAGCGGCTTCCGCGGCGGCGCGCGCGGCGGCCTCGGCGGCGGCGCGGGCAGCGGCGGCGGCGGAACCATCAATCGGGGTAGACATGGGCGAAGCTCCTACCTTTTCAAGAACCGAGAATGTCCCCGGGATTCTCTACATTTCGCGGCGAATGTTGCCTGACTCTCCGCGTTCTCGCGAATCACGGGGGAGGACGCGGCTGGTACGTGATTGCCCCTCACCGGGTTACATGGATCGCCGCCCCGCATGACGCGCAAAGACATAGCGGACACAATGGATGTCCCCCGGGAAGGCCCCCGCGCCCCGTCCGGCTGCGTCATGCCCTGGCGGATGGGCGGAGCATCCACTGGCCCAGCAGGGCGCACCCGGCGGAGCTGACCAGGGTGAGCACCGCCACGGCGGGGAACGAAGCCTCCGCGCCCATGAGCAGCGCCAGGGGAGACCAGCCCACGAGGAAGGACGCCGGGGTGATCAGCAGGGCCCGGGGATCGCGGGGGTCGCGAACCAGGGCCTGGATGGCGCCCAGGGCCAGCCCGGTGACGGCCAGGCCGGTGAGCATCATCAGGGGAAAGCTCCGGCCGAACATCAGCGCGTACACCCCCATGAGGGGAAAGACGTGCACGAGCCCGGGGAGCCAGAGGAGGAAGGCGGTCAGCATCCAGCGGTTCGGCGACGGGGACGGAGACATGGGCCCAATCCATCCCATGTCCCGGCGCCTCGCCACTCCCCGCCAGCGGACACTGTCCGTGGGCCAGGGCCTACGGCTTGGCCTGACAGGCGTTGAGGCCCGGGGTGTGTGCCCATTCCGTCCGGCCGCGAGCCGCGCGGCTTTAGAGGGGCTGGGTGCGCTGGAGCAGCCAGTCGCGTCCGGCGCCCTGGAGGTGGGGCTGGAGCCGCTCGCGCACGGTGGCGTGATAGGCATTGAGCCAGTCCGTCTCCTCCCGCGACAGCAGGGCCGGGTCCACCAGCCGCGTGTCGATGGGACAGAGGCTCAGCGTCTCGAAGCGCAGGAAGTCGCCGAACTCCGTCTTGCGGTCGGGCACCGCGGCGATGAGGTTCTCGATGCGGATGCCCCAGCGGCCCGGGCGGTAGAGGCCGGGCTCGTTGGAGGTGATCATCCCCGGCTCCAGCGCCGTGGTGGGGTCGTTGGGCATCGTTGGGGAGACGCCGTGCGGCCCCTCGTGGACGTTGAGGAAGAAGCCCACGCCGTGGCCCGTGCCGTGGCCGTAGTCCAGCCCCTCCGCCCACAGCGGCGTCCGCGCCAGCGCGTCCAGGTTCGGGGAGCGGGTGCCCCGGGGGAAGCGGGCCCGGGACAGGTTGATCATCCCGCGCAGCACCAGGGTGAAGTCGCGCCGCTGCTCCGCGGTGGTCTCCCCCACGGGCACCACGCGGGTGATGTCGGTGGTGCCGGACGTGTACTGCCCGCCGGAGTCGATGAGCAGCAGGCCCCGCGGCTGCTGCCCCGGCAGGCACACCGTCGCGTGCGAGGCCTGCGTCGCGCGGTAGTGCGGCATCGCGGCGTTCGCGTTGAACGCGGCGATGGTGGAGAAGCTGAGCGACACGAAGCCCGGACGCCTGGCCCGCTCGGCGGAGAGACGCTCGTCGACGGTCAGCTCGGTGATGGGCTCGCGGCCCAGGGCGGACTCGAACCAGGCGAAGAACGCGCACAGCGCGGCCCCGTCCTGCTCCATCGCATTGCGGAAGTGCGCGAGCTCCGCGTCCGTCTTGCGCGACTTGGCCACGGTGGACGGGTTGAGCCCCTCCACCACGCTCACGCCCTTGCCCACTGCCTGCCGCAGCCCGTGGGTGATGCGCCGGGGGTCCACGAGCAGCCGCGTCCCCTCCGGCAGCGCCCCCAGCGCGCGTGACGCCTCGTCGTAGGGGTGGAGGGTGACGCCGTCCGCCTCCAGCTCCGCGCGCAGTGCGTCCGGCACCTTGCCCGCCCCGATGAACAGACGGGCCCCGCCGGGCTCCACCAGCAGGTGCGCCAGGAACACCGGGATGTAGTCCACGTCCGCGCCGCGCAGGTTCGTCAGCCACGCGACGTCATCCAGCGTGGAGATGAAGTGGTGCGTCGCGCCCAGCACGCCCATCTCCGCGCGCACGGCCCGCAGCTTGTCGGTGCGGGGCACCGGGGACAGCGCGTGCGCGTACACGGGCGCGGCGGGCAGGGGCGGCCGGTCCGCCCAGGCCTCCGCCACCACGTCCAGGTCCGTGCGCAGCACCACCCCCGCCGCCGTCAGCTGCGTGGCCGCCGAGCGCGCCAGCCCCAGGCCCAGCACCGCCCCGTCCACCGCCACCACCTGCCCCGGCGGCACGTTCGTGGCCAGCCAGTCCAGGTGCGACTGCCCGGGCGCGTTCGTCGTACGCACCGTCGCGATGCCGCTGCCCTTCAGCTGGGCGTCCGCCTGATCCCAGTAGCGGCTGTCCACCCACAGGCCCGCGTAGTCCGCCGTCACCACCAGCGTGGCCAACGAGCCGGTGAAGCCAGACGCCCACTCGCGTCCCTTCCAGCGGCCCGGCAGGTAGGTGGACAGGTGCGGGTCGCTCGTCGGCACCCAGACCGCCGCCACACCGCGCTCCCGCATCACCTGCCGCAGCCGCGCGATGCGCTCGCGCGCCGCGGCCCCCTGCGTCTGCTCAAGGCCCATGGCTTCCTCCGTCCGTCGTTGCGCCGCCCGCGTCCTCATGCCGGAAACAGCGCGCCTTTTCGAGGCCCTCGCACCCCGGGTGCCCCCCGGATCAAGACTCCCGGGAATGCCGCTGTCGCACTGAAGACGCGGTGCGGCATCCCGTCGCGTCGCGGCTCCGCGATCTGTTGTCCATTGATGGGAAAGCGCCGCGAGCCCCTGGGCCGCTGGCGTGCAGGTGCTTACCAAGCCGGTGGCCGTGGTGAGGAGCACGCGGCCCAGGTCCACCCGTCTCCTGAGCAGGTCTGGTTTTCCACCGTGCGACGCGTTCTCGCCATCCTTCCCTACGTTCCGCTGCCTTCGGATACGGGCGGCACCCTGCGCACGCTCGAGCTGGTGCGTGCGCTTGCCTCGCGCTTCGAGCTGGAAGTGTTCGCGGTGCACCGGACGGGCAACGACGCGGAGGGCTTCAAGCGCTGGCTGGGAGGGCTGGGCGTGCCGGCCTCCAGGCTGCACCTGGTGGACCTGCCGCGCGTGGCGCTCGGGGAGACCTTGAACAGCAGCAGGGCCTTCCTGCGGGGCACGCCGCTCACCTACGTCCGCTTCGCGCGCCAGGGCCTGAGTGACGCCCTTCGCAAGGTGCTGACGGAGCGCGGCCCCTTCGACATCATCCACTTCGACCACCTGCACATGGCGCAGCTGTTGCCGCTGGCGCGGCAGCTCAACCCGGGCGCGCACCTGGTCATCGACGAGCACAACGTGGAGAGCCAGGTGCTCGCGCGCATGGCGCCCCTGAGCGCGCCGCTGCTGCGGCCGTTCCTCAACTGGCAGTTCCAGCGGGTGGAGCGGCTGGAGCGCGAGTGCGTGAGCCAGGCGGACACGGTGCTGGCGTGCTCGGACGTGGATGCCCAGCAGCTTCGCGCCCTGGGAGCGAAGCACGTGCAGGTGGTGCCCAACGGAGTGAAGCTGCCGGACTTCGCGCCCCGGGAGGCCATGGGTGACGACCTGGTCTTCGTGGGCTCCATGGACTGGTGGCCGAACGAGGACGCGGTGTTGCGGCTGGCGCGCGAGGTGTGGCCGCTGGTGTCGTCGGATCTATCGGCGGGCAAGCTGCTGGTGGTGGGCCGCAGCCCGCCCGCGTCCGTGCGCGCACTGGAGAACGAGCGGCTGGTGGTGACGGGCTCGGTGCCGTCGGTGGCGCCGTACCTGGCGCGTGCGCTGGCGACGGCCATTCCCCTGCGCGCGGGCAGCGGGACGCGCCTCAAGGTGCTGGAGGCCGCGGCGGCGGGCGTGCCCGTGGTGGCCACGCGCCTCGCGGTGGAGGGGTTGCCGGTGGTGGAGGGGCAGCATGTCCTCCTCGCGGAGTCGCCCCAGGAGTTCGCCGCCGCGCTGCGCCGGCTGCGCCAGGATCCGGACCTCTGCAGCCGGCTCGCGCAGAACGCCCGCCGCATGGCGGAGTCCTTCGCGTGGGACGGCATCGGGGCAGGCCTGGGCGAGCTCTACCTGAACGCGCCGGTCGTGCGCGGCAACGAGAACAAGCCCTCGGGGTCGGAAGCCAACTGAGCCCATCCCGGGCGAACTGCGGTGGGCCGCGACCGCGCGCCGAAGCCTTCAGCCTCGGCGTCCGTCTCCAAGGCTGAGAAGGCAAGAACCCGCGGCAGGCCGCCCTCCGCGGCGTCCTACGCGAACTGGTCCGACTGTCGGACCAGTTGGGCCCGGCATCGCAGGGGGCCCCGATCCAGCCGGGCCGCAGAAACCTGTCCGACTGTCGGACCAGTTGGACCCGCCATGGCAGGAAGGCCCCCGCTCCAGCCGGGCGGCAGAAACCTGTCCGACTGTCGGACCAGTTGGGCCCGGCATGGCAGGGGTGCCTCCGCTTCAACCTCGCGGCAGAAACCTGTCCGACCACCGGACAGGTTGGATCCACGCCGGACCGGAGCCGGACGACACCGCGCGGCCGTGCAGGAGGCGGTGGACCTTCACCGCAGGCCTGGATCGCCCTACCCGGCCGCTGCCTGGGTGTGAGGCTGATCCACGAGAGCGGGCAGGTAGAGCGATTCGATGTAGCGATTCGCCATCCGCTCCGGTGCGTGGTGGGCCATGACGTACTCCCGCGCGGCCTGCGCCATCCGCGTCCTCCAACCAGGGGCCGCCAGCAGTCCCGCGAGCGCCGAGGCCAGCGTGCCCGCGTCTCCCGGTGGCACCACGAGCCCACGCCCCGTGCCCAGCACGTGGGGAAGTTCGCCGACTCCGGACGCCACCAGCGGCCGCCCCAGCGCCATCGCCTCCAGCGCGACCAGCGGCATGCCTTCCCGCAGGGACGGCATCACCACCGCGTCCGCGGCCGCGTACACGGCGCGGACCTCCGAGC
This genomic stretch from Corallococcus caeni harbors:
- a CDS encoding aminopeptidase P family protein, yielding MGLEQTQGAAARERIARLRQVMRERGVAAVWVPTSDPHLSTYLPGRWKGREWASGFTGSLATLVVTADYAGLWVDSRYWDQADAQLKGSGIATVRTTNAPGQSHLDWLATNVPPGQVVAVDGAVLGLGLARSAATQLTAAGVVLRTDLDVVAEAWADRPPLPAAPVYAHALSPVPRTDKLRAVRAEMGVLGATHHFISTLDDVAWLTNLRGADVDYIPVFLAHLLVEPGGARLFIGAGKVPDALRAELEADGVTLHPYDEASRALGALPEGTRLLVDPRRITHGLRQAVGKGVSVVEGLNPSTVAKSRKTDAELAHFRNAMEQDGAALCAFFAWFESALGREPITELTVDERLSAERARRPGFVSLSFSTIAAFNANAAMPHYRATQASHATVCLPGQQPRGLLLIDSGGQYTSGTTDITRVVPVGETTAEQRRDFTLVLRGMINLSRARFPRGTRSPNLDALARTPLWAEGLDYGHGTGHGVGFFLNVHEGPHGVSPTMPNDPTTALEPGMITSNEPGLYRPGRWGIRIENLIAAVPDRKTEFGDFLRFETLSLCPIDTRLVDPALLSREETDWLNAYHATVRERLQPHLQGAGRDWLLQRTQPL
- a CDS encoding glycosyltransferase family 4 protein, with translation MRRVLAILPYVPLPSDTGGTLRTLELVRALASRFELEVFAVHRTGNDAEGFKRWLGGLGVPASRLHLVDLPRVALGETLNSSRAFLRGTPLTYVRFARQGLSDALRKVLTERGPFDIIHFDHLHMAQLLPLARQLNPGAHLVIDEHNVESQVLARMAPLSAPLLRPFLNWQFQRVERLERECVSQADTVLACSDVDAQQLRALGAKHVQVVPNGVKLPDFAPREAMGDDLVFVGSMDWWPNEDAVLRLAREVWPLVSSDLSAGKLLVVGRSPPASVRALENERLVVTGSVPSVAPYLARALATAIPLRAGSGTRLKVLEAAAAGVPVVATRLAVEGLPVVEGQHVLLAESPQEFAAALRRLRQDPDLCSRLAQNARRMAESFAWDGIGAGLGELYLNAPVVRGNENKPSGSEAN